A region from the Pogoniulus pusillus isolate bPogPus1 chromosome 13, bPogPus1.pri, whole genome shotgun sequence genome encodes:
- the PARN gene encoding poly(A)-specific ribonuclease PARN produces the protein MEVTRSNFKDNLSKVYEAIEESDFLAIDGEFSGISDGPSVSALTNGFDTPEERYQKLKRHSMDFLLFQFGLCTFKYDHTEEKYIMKSFNFYIFPKPFNRSSPDVKFVCQSSSIDFLANQGFDFNKVFRNGIPYLNQEEERQLREQYDEKRSQANGTGSLSYISPNSAKCPVTIPDDQKKFIEKVVEQIEDLLKNEENENLELEPCTGFQRKLIYQTLSWKYPKGIHVETLESDKKERYIVISKVNEEERKRREQQKQAKEQEELNDAVGFSRVVHAIANSGKLVIGHNMLLDVMHTIHQFYCPLPDDLSDFKEVTSCVFPRLLDTKLMASTQPFKEIINNTSLAELEKRLKEVPFSPPKVESAEGFPSYDTAAEQLHEAGYDAYITGLCFISMANFLGSFLSPPKTHVSARSELIEPFFNKLFLMRVMDIPYLNLEGPDLQPKRDHVLHVTFPKEWKTSDLYQLFSAFGNIQISWIDDTSAFVSLSQPEQVQIAVNTSRYAESYRIQTYAEYVEKKHEEKQAKRKCTEDSWKEMERKRLKTQCTPYVSQSRYYCVNSFTSTSTVGKRSMSPIQEETGSDDMEEREGQEPEYNQTDCFAESLPDGKKRAKKFKKIETERLPAGGLTTSSTGIFEVPETW, from the exons ATGGAGGTGACCAGAAGCA ATTTTAAGGATAACTTAAGCAAAGTATATGAAGCCATTGAAGAGTCGGACTTCTTGGCCATCGATGGAGAGTTTTCAG GGATCAGTGATGGGCCCTCAGTTAGTGCATTAACCAATGGCTTTGACACTCCAGAAGAAAGGTATCAGAAGCTTAAAAGG CATTCCATGGATTTTTTGCTCTTTCAGTTTGGCCTTTGCACTTTTAAATATGATCACACAGAAGAAAA GTATATAATGAAATCATTTAACTTCTATATTTTTCCAAAACCCTTTAACAGAAGTTCACCAGATGTCAAATTTGTCTGTCAG agTTCAAGTATAGATTTTTTAGCAAACCAAGGATTTGATTTTAATAAAGTTTTTCGCAATG gaaTTCCATACTTAAATCAGGAGGAAGAAAGACAGCTAAGGGAACAATATGATGAAAAACGTTCTCAGGCCAACGGTACAGGATCGCTGTCATACATTTCTCCTAATTCTGCAAAGTGTCCTGTAACAATTCCTGATGATCAGAAAAAATTCATTGAGAAAGTAGT GGAACAGATAGAAGACTTACTAAAgaatgaagaaaatgaaaatttgGAACTGGAGCCATGTACAGG ATTTCAGAGGAAATTAATTTATCAGACTTTGAGCTGGAA GTATCCGAAAGGTATCCATGTTGAAACTTTGGAGTCAGATAAG AAGGAGAGATATATTGTAATTAGTAAGGTCAATGAAGAAGAACGAAAAAGAAGAGAACAGCAGAAACAAGCAAAAGAACAG GAAGAACTGAATGATGCAGTAGGATTTTCCAGAGTCGTTCATGCCATTGCTAATTCT GGCAAGCTTGTTATAGGGCACAATATGCTGCTGGATGTCATGCATACCATACACCAGTTCTATTGTCCTTTACCTGAT GACCTGAGTGATTTCAAGGAGGTAACATCATGTGTCTTTCCCCG GCTATTGGATACTAAACTGATGGCAAGTACACAGCCTTTTAAG GAGATCATTAATAATACATCCCTCGCAGAACTGGAAAAGCGTTTAAAAGAGGTTCCATTCAGCCCTCCTAAAGTTG aAAGTGCAGAAGGTTTTCCAAGTTATGATAcagctgctgaacaacttcatgAAGCAGGATATGATGCTTACATTACTGGACTGTGCTTCATTTCCATGGCTAATTTCTTAG GTTCATTCCTCAGTCCTCCAAAAACCCATGTGTCTGCTAGATCAGAACTCATTGAACCTTTTTTTAACAA GCTCTTTCTTATGAGAGTAATGGACATACCATATCTCAATCTGGAAGGACCTGACT TGCAACCAAAACGAGATCACGTTCTTCATGTCACTTTTCCCAAAGAGTGGAAGACTAGTGACCTTTACCAGCTTTTCAGTGCCTTTG gTAACATTCAAATTTCATGGATTGATGATACATCAGCATTTGTATCACTGAGCCAGCCAGAACAAGTACAGATAG CTGTAAACACCAGCAGGTATGCTGAAAGTTATAGGATCCAGACATATGCAGAATATGTTGAGAAAAAGCATGAAGAGAAACAGGCAAAGAGAAAATGTACAGAAGATAgttggaaggagatggagaggaagagaTTAAAAACTCAATGCACACCTTACGTTTCCCAAAGTCGATACTACTGTGTTAACAG TTTTACAAGTACCAGTACAGTGGGAAAGAGAAGCATGAGCCCTATTCAGGAAGAAACTGGCTCAGATGAtatggaagagagagagggcCAAGAGCCAGAATATAATCAGACAGACTGCTTTGCGGAGTCCCTTCCAGATGGTAAGAAGAGAGCCAAAAAGTTCAAAAAGATTGAGACAGAAAGACTTCCAGCAG